Proteins co-encoded in one Gossypium arboreum isolate Shixiya-1 chromosome 11, ASM2569848v2, whole genome shotgun sequence genomic window:
- the LOC108470599 gene encoding replication factor C subunit 3 isoform X2, whose product MLWILNLVKVENRNWKIDAGSRTIDLELTTLASTNHVELSPSDVGFQDRYIVQEIIKEMAKNRPIDTKGKKGFKVLVLNEVDKLSREAQHSLRRTMEKYSASCRLILCCNSSSKVTEAIRSRCLNIRINAPSAEQIVKVLEFVGKKEGLQLPSGFAARIAEKSNRNLRRAILSFETCRVQQYPFTSNQAIPPMDWEEYISEIATDIMKEQSPKRLFQVRGKVYELLINCIPPEIVLKRLLHELLKKLDAELKHEICHWAAYYEHRMRLGQKAIFHIEAFVAKFMSIYKAFLIATFG is encoded by the exons ATGTTGTGGATTTTGAACTTG GTGAAAGTGGAGAATAGGAATTGGAAAATTGAT gcTGGAAGTAGAACCATTGATCTTGAGTTGACCACATTAGCAAGCACGAACCATGTGGAGTTGAGTCCAAGTGATGTAGGCTTTCAGGACAGATACATAGTTCAAGAGATTATTAAAGAAATGGCTAAAAATAGACCCATTGACACAAAAGGGAAAAAGGGATTTAAAG TGCTAGTACTCAATGAAGTTGACAAGCTTTCTAGAGAAGCTCAGCATTCTCTCCGTAGAACAATGGAGAAGTACAGTGCTTCTTGCCGGCTAATTTTGTGCTGTAATAGTTCTTCAAAAGTCACTGAGGCAATTCGATCTCGCTGTCTGAATATCCGAATAAATGCACCTTCAGCAGAACAG ATTGTTAAGGTGTTGGAGTTCGTTGGAAAGAAAGAAGGGCTGCAACTTCCATCTGGTTTTGCGGCCCGCATTGCTGAAAAGTCAAACCGGAATTTAAGGAGAGCTATATTGTCATTTGAGACTTGCCGTGTTCAACA GTATCCTTTTACTAGCAACCAAGCAATTCCGCCAATGGATTGGGAAGAATATATATCAGAAATAGCAACTGACATAATGAAGGAACAGAGTCCTAAAAG gCTGTTTCAGGTTAGAGGCAAGGTGTATGAATTGCTCATCAATTGCATCCCTCCAGAGATTGTCTTGAAG AGGCTCCTCCATGAACTATTGAAGAAATTGGATGCAGAGCTAAAGCATGAGATTTGCCACTGGGCTGCATATTAT GAGCATAGGATGCGTCTTGGACAGAAAGCCATCTTTCACATTGAAG CATTTGTTGCCAAATTCATGAGCATTTACAAGGCTTTCCTGATTGCAACATTTGGCTGA
- the LOC108470599 gene encoding replication factor C subunit 3 isoform X1 — protein sequence MLWVDKYRPKTLAQVIVHEDIAQNLTKLVTEQDCPHLLFYGPSGSGKKTLIMALLRQIFGPSAEKVKVENRNWKIDAGSRTIDLELTTLASTNHVELSPSDVGFQDRYIVQEIIKEMAKNRPIDTKGKKGFKVLVLNEVDKLSREAQHSLRRTMEKYSASCRLILCCNSSSKVTEAIRSRCLNIRINAPSAEQIVKVLEFVGKKEGLQLPSGFAARIAEKSNRNLRRAILSFETCRVQQYPFTSNQAIPPMDWEEYISEIATDIMKEQSPKRLFQVRGKVYELLINCIPPEIVLKRLLHELLKKLDAELKHEICHWAAYYEHRMRLGQKAIFHIEAFVAKFMSIYKAFLIATFG from the exons ATGTTGTGGGTTGATAAATATCGACCCAAAACCCTAGCTCAAGTCATTGTTCATGAAGACATTGCCCAAAATCTAACAAAACTG GTTACAGAGCAAGATTGCCCGCATTTACTCTTCTATGGACCATCTGGGTCTGGCAAGAAAACCCTAATCATGGCCCTTCTTAGACAAATATTTGGTCCCAGTGCTGAAAAG GTGAAAGTGGAGAATAGGAATTGGAAAATTGAT gcTGGAAGTAGAACCATTGATCTTGAGTTGACCACATTAGCAAGCACGAACCATGTGGAGTTGAGTCCAAGTGATGTAGGCTTTCAGGACAGATACATAGTTCAAGAGATTATTAAAGAAATGGCTAAAAATAGACCCATTGACACAAAAGGGAAAAAGGGATTTAAAG TGCTAGTACTCAATGAAGTTGACAAGCTTTCTAGAGAAGCTCAGCATTCTCTCCGTAGAACAATGGAGAAGTACAGTGCTTCTTGCCGGCTAATTTTGTGCTGTAATAGTTCTTCAAAAGTCACTGAGGCAATTCGATCTCGCTGTCTGAATATCCGAATAAATGCACCTTCAGCAGAACAG ATTGTTAAGGTGTTGGAGTTCGTTGGAAAGAAAGAAGGGCTGCAACTTCCATCTGGTTTTGCGGCCCGCATTGCTGAAAAGTCAAACCGGAATTTAAGGAGAGCTATATTGTCATTTGAGACTTGCCGTGTTCAACA GTATCCTTTTACTAGCAACCAAGCAATTCCGCCAATGGATTGGGAAGAATATATATCAGAAATAGCAACTGACATAATGAAGGAACAGAGTCCTAAAAG gCTGTTTCAGGTTAGAGGCAAGGTGTATGAATTGCTCATCAATTGCATCCCTCCAGAGATTGTCTTGAAG AGGCTCCTCCATGAACTATTGAAGAAATTGGATGCAGAGCTAAAGCATGAGATTTGCCACTGGGCTGCATATTAT GAGCATAGGATGCGTCTTGGACAGAAAGCCATCTTTCACATTGAAG CATTTGTTGCCAAATTCATGAGCATTTACAAGGCTTTCCTGATTGCAACATTTGGCTGA